In the genome of Streptomyces sp. 846.5, the window GCGGCGATGACGATCAGGCCCGCTCCGGTCCAGGTGAAGAACCGGGTCAGATTGATCTTCAGCACCCGTCGGTACAGCGCCCAGCAGAGCACCACCGAGAGCACCAGTCCGATGGCCGCGCCGACCAGCGGGCCGGTGGACTCCCCCGCCGTCTGCGCGGTGGTCCAGATGAACAGCGCCGTCTCCAGGCCCTCGCGGCCCACCGCGAGGAAGCTGGTCGCGACGAGCATGCCCGAGCCGACCACCAGCGCGGCGCCGATCTTCTCCCTCAACTCGCTGGAGAGGTTGCGGGCGTTGCGCCGCATCCAGAAGACCATCCCGGTGACGAACGCGACCGCGATCACACTCAGGGTGCCGCCGAACGCCTCCTGCGCGGTGGCGGAGAGGCTGTGCGCGGTGAAGGTCAGCACGGCGCCGAAGCTGAGCGACAGTGCGATCGCCGCCAGGACCCCGGTCCACACCTGCGGGAGACGCGACTTCTGATCACTCCGCACCAGGGTGGCCACGAGGATGGAGACGACGAGACCAGCCTCCAGCCCCTCTCTCAGCCCGATGAGAAAGCTCGGGAATGCGTCGTCCCACATGAATGATCCTTCTGCTCGGTCTTCTTAGCTTAGGCATACCTTACCCAGCCGCGCCCCAAGCATCCAGAGGGGGGGTCGTTCTTACTTGCGCATCGATGGTCTACAACGCGGTAGACGCTAGGTTGTGGCAGTGATCGCACAACCCCATCGGCGCCTCCCCCTCCGCATGCTCACCGCAGCCCTGCTCCTCGCGGCCTTCACCACCCTGACCGCCGTGGTGCTCGCCCGCGACGGCCGTCCGTTCGGCGTCGACAGCGCCCTCCACAACTGGGTTCTGACGCACCGTCACCCCTCCCTCAATCGCTTCGGCGTCGATCTGGCGGTCACCGGAACCGGGGCGCCCGCCTACGCCATCGCAGCCGTCGCAGGCGCCCTCGCCACCGGCACCGGCGCCGGCTCCCGGCGCTGGTGGTGGCGCGGCGCACTGGTCGGGGTGGTGGCACTCGCACTGGCCGAACTGCTGCGCATCTCACTCGCCACAGCGATCGCCCGCCCTCGCCCGCCCCGGGCGGACTGGCTCGCGTACGCCTCCGGATATGCGTTCCCCTCCGGGCACACCACCACCTCGGCGCTGCTCGCCATCGGACTGGCCGCCGCCCTGCTGACGCGTTCTCAGCGCCCGCTCACCCGTGCCGCCGCCGTGCTAGGCCCGGCCCTGTGGGCGGTCGCGGTGGGCGTCGACCGGGTCTACCTAGGGGTGCACTGGCCCACCGACGTCCTCGCCGGGTGGCTGCTGGCCGGTCTGATCGGCTGCGTCCTGCTGCCCCCGCTGGGTGCGCTGATGCGAGCGCTCGGGCCCAAGCGAGACGGATGAACAGCACATACGCCACATACACCACAAGCGGCACTCCCGAGTCGGGAGAGAATGGGCCCCATGCGGATACTGCTGGTGGAGGACGAGGTGCGGCTGGCCGAGCGCATCGCCGAAGGGCTGCGCGACCAGGGCATGGCGGTCGACGTGTGCCATGACGGCGAGCAGGCCCTGGCCAAGATCGACCTCACCAGCGGCTACGACGTCCTGGTCCTGGACCGCGACCTGCCCGGCCGCAGCGGCGACCAGGTCTGCCGCGAGCTGACCGGCCGCGCCGAGGCGCCGATGGTGCTGATGCTCACCGCGCTCTCCGGGACCGACGACCGGGTCGACGGCCTGGCCCTGGGCGCCGACGACTACCTGGGCAAGCCGTTCTCCTTCGCCGAACTGACCCTGCGCATCCAGGCCCTGGCCCGCCGGGGCAGGTCCCACACCGCCGTGCTCAGCTGCGGGGACGTAACCATGGACACCCTCCGCCGGACGGTCCACCGCTCCGGGCAGCCGGTCGCACTCACCACCAAGGAGTTCGCCGTGCTGCAGCTGCTGATGGCCGCCGACGGCGCCGTCCTCAGCCAGGAGCAGTTGCTGGAACGCGCCTGGGACGAGCACGCGGACCCCTTCACCAACACCGTCCGGGTCACCGTCAACCGGCTGCGCCGCAAGCTCGGGGCTCCCGAGCTGGTGGAGACCGTGGTCGGCGCGGGTTACCGGATCACCGTGTGAGGCGGCCGACGATGCCTCCGCTCACCATCAGGGCCCGGCTCACCCTCACCTACGCCGCCCTCTTCACCCTCGGCGGCAGCGCCCTGGTCCTGGCCCTGACCACGGCCTTCTACCACTTCATCTTCCAGCCGCTGCCCGCCGACCAGATCCCCAGCAGCCTCGATCCCGATCACGACCACTTCGTGGGCCTGAGCGACCAGATCCGCGACGCCGCCGCCTCGCATCTGCTCCGGGTCGCGCTGGTGCTGCTGGTGCTGGTGGTCGCGGTCTCGGCGCTGGTCGGCTGGTGGGTCGCCGGCCGACTGCTGCGCCCGATCGCCGACATCACCGCCGCCGCCCGCCGCGCCAGCGGCACCACCCTGCACGAGCGGCTCAACCTGTCCGGCCCCTCGGACGAGCTCAAGGAGCTCGGCGACACGTTCGACCAAATGCTCGAACGCCTGGACGCGGCCTTCGCCGCCCAGCGCCGCTTCGTCGCCAACGCCAGCCATGAGCTGCGCACCCCGCTCGCACTGACCCGCGCCGCCGTCGAGGTCACCCTGGCGAAACCGGAGCCGGACCAGGAGCAGTGGCGCAGCATGGCGCATGACGTCGCCGACTCCACGGTCCGGGCCCAGCACCTGATCGACGCCCTGCTCACGCTGGCCCGTTCGGAGCAGCGGGTCACCGATCCGGAGGAGGACGACCTCGCCGACATCGCCGCCGAGGCGATGGACCGGGTCGCCGCCCGCTGCCGGGACCGGCGGCTGCGGGTGGAGGCCGAGCTCGGACCCGCTCCGCTGCGCGGCAGTGTCGCGCTGCTGGGCATCGCGGTGGCGAACCTGCTGGAGAACGCGGTCAAGCACGGCAGCGAAGGCGGCCTGCTGCGGATCACCAGCGCGCGGTCCGGCGCCGACCGGGTCGAGCTCACCGTCGTCAACGACGGTCCTGTGCTGTCGGCCGACCGGATCGGCCTGCTCTTCGAGCCCTTCCAGCGCGGCGACCGGGGGCGGGCCCGGGCTGCGGCGCCGGAGTCTCCCGAGGGCGCGGGGCTCGGCCTGTCCATCGTCCGCGCCGTCGCCACGGCTCACGGCGGCAGCGTCACCGCCGAAGCCCGCCCGGAGGGCGGACTGACCGTCAGCCTGCTGCTCCCTGCGGCCTGATCAGGCCGATCCGACCGCCGGCGGAAGCACTGCGGCGCGGCTCAGGAGGGCCAGCCCGACCAGAACCAGAGCACGACGGCCTGGGCGATGAAGAGCATGGCCTCGCCGCCCTGCCGGGACTGCAACCAGGACCATGCCTGCTGGGTGTGTCGCATGCGCCTTCTCCTGGATTCGCTTCTGGGTTTGTGTCCATACCACTGGATCCGCACAGGTTTCGTCTACAGCGATGTAGACAAAGCTACCCCCAAACCACTCGATCAGGTGATCCATGCCGACCTGACGTGACATCGACCCCGTCGACGTGATGCGGTCGTACCAGGTCCACACCACCGATCGACCCCTGACCTGGTCGACTGTCGGGCGTGGGCCGGTCGATCACTGAATGATCGGGGGAAATCTCATGGCTGAATCGTCGCCATCTCGCAGTGAACTCAGTGAACACAGGGAACGCAGAGAACTCAGGCACCGAAGCCGGCACCGAAAGCCGGGAGCCGGAGCACTCGCCCTACTCGCCGCACTCGTCCGGGCGCTGCAGCGACAGCTGCTGTGGATCATGTTCGGGGCGTATGCCCTGGCCGCTGTCCTGCCCGGTCCCGGGGAGGCAGTTCGGTCCGTCACGCTCGGACGGATCGGCGCCACCGCGCTTCCCCTGCAGGCCGGGCTGCTGGCCGTGGTGGTGTTCAACGCCGGGCTGACCGCCAAGGCGGAGCAGCTGCCCGCACTGCTACGCCGCCCAGGCCCGCTCGCCCTGGGGCTGGCGATCAACGCGCTGCTGCCCAGCGTGCTGCTGGCGCTGGCCTCGATCGGCGCGGAGGGGTGGCACAACCCGCACGAGGCGCAGAGCCTGCTGGCCGGCCTCGCCCTGATCGGGGCGATGCCGGTGGCGGCCGGCGCCACGGTCTTCTCCCAGGGCGACGAGGGCAGTGCCACCCTCAGCCTGGGCCTGGTGCTGGGCTCCACCCTGCTCAGCCCGCTGACCATCCCGCTCGGTCTGCACCTGGGCGGATTCCTCACCACCGGCGGCTACGCCTCCGATCTGCACGCCGCGGCGCAGACGGCCGGCAGCCTGTTCGCGGTCATGATCGTGGTGCTGCCCTGTGTGCTGGGGCTGCTGACCGGACGGGTCGTCAGCCGGCTTGGCCGGGGCACAGACAGCGCAGGTGGCCTGGGCCCGGCCCTGCCGGTGATCCGGCTGGTCAACCTGACCGTGGTGGTCACCCTCAGCTACACCAACGCCTGTGGGGCGCTGCGGCAGGTGATCCGCAAGCCGGACCCGGACTTCCTGCTGCTGGTGGTCGCCGCGGCGGCGCTGATGTGCTCGGTGTCGTTCCTGTGCGGGTGGGTGATCGCGGGCCGGCTCAGCTGCGACCGGGGCGAGGCGGTGGCGCTCACCTATGCCTCGGGAATGAACAACAGCAGTGCCAGTGCCGTACTGGCGGCGACGCGGATACCGGACCACCCGGCGGTGCTGCTGCCGATCCTCGCCTACAGCCTGCTGCAGAAGGTCCTCGCCGGGTCGGTGGGCCGGTTCATCGGCAGCGGCCCCGTCCGCCCGAGCGCTCGTCCGGGCGGCCGTCCGTCCGGCCCGCCGCCCGGACGGACAGCAGGGCGGACGGCAGGCCGGGGTCACGCCGGACCGGTCAGCGCGTCCAGTGCGGACGCAGGGTCACGCTGAGGATGGTGCGGTACTCGGCAGGCTGCGCCGCCGGGACGGTGTAGAGGCTGCTCGGGTCGGTGCCCACCTCCGAGCCGGTGACCGGCAGCGGCTTGGGCGTGGAGTAGCCGGCGAACAGCATGGTCAGCGTGCCGTTGCCGTTCTGCACCACGGTCGGGTCGTAGACCCGGCCCGAGTAGTAGCCGGAGAGGCCGAGCGCGCCGCCGCTGGTCGCCTGCTTCGCCAGGGCGGAGAAGGTGTAGTCGGTGCCGATCAGCTTCTGCGGGGTGCTCCAGTTCTTTCCGTCCTTGGAGGAGGAGTAGAAGATCTGGTTGAAGGCGTCGCTGTCGCCGTCCGAGGCATAGGCGCCGGACAGGAACAGGCCGTAGGTCCCGTCCGGGTTGGTGATGACCGTGCCGCGCGAGCCGACCCAGCGCAGCACCGAGTCACTGCCGGAGGTCGGGTCGTTGAGCCCGGAGACCTGGCCGAGGTCGGTGAAGTGCACGCCGTCGTAGGTGTAGGCGGCGCGGACCACCGAGTAGTCCTCGTTGTTGCCGTAGAGCGACTTGGGCTTGTTCTTGCCCTCGCCGATCGCCGCCAGCTGGGCGTAGGGAACGGTGGCAGCGCCAGGGGCTCCGACGCTGCTGCCCTTGGCCACCGCGCCGGTGCCCCCGGTGCAGCCGGTCAAGTCGGTGGCGTCCGCGCCGGTGCAGCTGACCTGCACGATGCCGGCCCCGGTGCCCAGGCTCACGGTGACCGAGCCGCCGGTGGGCTGGAGCGCGGTGGTGTCGCCGACCGGGATGGTGGCGGCGGGCAGCGTCACGGCCGCCGTGGTGGTGGTCGGGGTGAAGTAGTTGAGGATCTTCTCGGTGTAGAGCACGGCGACACTGCCCTTGGGCGCGCCCTGGTAGTGCGACAGGGTGCTGATGATGCCGTCGGGGGCGATCAGGCCCGAGGTCTGGTCGGCGCCCGCCGGAATCGCCGCGTCGGCCGTGACCGCGTCGCCCGCCGCGACGCTGACCCCGGCCGCGTCGCGGGTGGTGCACCCGGTCAGCGCGGTGGCGGTGGCGACGGCGTCGTTGCAGTCCACGATGTGTCCGTCGACATTGAAGTGCCCCGGCTGCTCGAAGCCGGTGGTCGAGCCGACGTTCACGGTGACGCCCGCACCGGTCGGACCGGCCGGGATGCTGACCGCCGCGGTCGCGGTGGTGCTGCCGCCCTTGCCGACCGGCTCGGTCGCGGGCAGCCCGGCCAGCGGGTCGCCACCCTTGGGCGAGAGCTTGTGGACGATCAGGTTGACGCCCAGCGCGTCCCCGGTGGGACGGCTCAGGGTGTAGAGCACCTGCGCGCGCTTTCCGCTGCCCGCCTGGCCGTTGCCGCCGTAGCCGGGGACGGACAGCACGAAGGCATGGCCCTGGCCGTCGTCGTTGGTGTTACCGGTGGCGCACAGGTTGGCGTTCTGCTCCAGCGCCTCGCCGGTGTACTTCCAGGTCTTGCCGTGGTCGGTCGAGGTGGCCGAGACGACCGCCTCGTTCGTGTCCTTGGGCCGGTAGTCGAAGTAGCCGGTCAGCGTGCGGCCGCCGTCGTCACTGGTGACGAACGGGAAGTAGTACGGCTGCATCGGCAGCACCGTGCCCTTGGGCTGGCGCAGCACGGTGCCGGTCGCCGAGCTGGTGCCGTTGTCGGTGGAGCAGTAGCCGGTGAGCGGGCCGGGGGTTCCCGTCGATCCGCTCTGCGCGGGCACGGCACCGGTGCCGGACGGGTCGACGGCCACATTGGGGTAGGTCACCCCGCCGACGCTGATGGTGGAGCCGAACGCCGGGTCCCCCTGGGCGAGGGTCCACGGACCGCCCTTGACCTTGTCGACGACCGGGGTGCCGATCGAGTATCCCGCCAGGTGCCGGTGGGAGTGGTTCAGGCTGCTCTGCGGCAGGGCGGCGACGCAGGCGAGTGCGGCCACGCCGACGGCTGCTGCCGTCGCGGTGCGGCGACGAGTCATGGTGAAGCCCTTCAGGGGTGGGCGGTACGGGGATTCGGCGTGATCCTGACCCCATGTCGGCAGTGGCGGCAGGGCTCGGAGCGACTGTTCACCCGGTGTTCGGGCGTACGCATCCGGCCCGGCACCGGGGCGCTGACAAGTCGAGCCTGTTATCCGGGTGTTAGGTGTTTCGTGCGAGGCTTGCGCGGTCCATGTCCAGCACGAGAACGGTCGCCGCCCACATGTCGACAGGCCAGATGGCAAAGCACCGCGCGGCAGCACCCGCACGGCACGCCCTGAGCAAGGTTCCGGAAGTCACCCTGTACTTCTGGATCACCAAGGTCCTCACCACCGGGATGGGCGAGACCACCTCGGACTTCCTGGCCCAGCACATCAACCCGGTGATCGCCGTGGGCCTGGGATTCGTGGCTTTCGCCGCCGCGATGCTGATCCAGTTCCGTGCTCCCCGCTACACCGCCTGGATCTACTGGACCGCGGTGGTGATGGTCAGCGTCTTCGGCACCATGGCCGCCGATGTGCTGCACGTCCAGTTCAAGATCCCGTACACGGTGTCCACCGTGTTCTTCAGCGTGGTCCTGGCCGTGGTCCTGGTCGCCTGGTACAAGGTCGAGGGGACGCTGTCGATCCACAGCATCCACACCCGCAGCCGTGAGCTCTTCTACTGGGCGACCGTGCTGACCACCTTCGCGCTGGGCACCGCCGCGGGCGACCTGACCGCGATGAGCCTGCACCTGGGCTACTGGGCCTCCGGCGTGCTGTTCGCGGTGCTCATCGCGATCCCCGCGGTGGCGCACTGGCGCTTCGGGATGAACCCGATCACCGCCTTCTGGTTCGCCTACATCATCACCCGTCCGCTCGGCGCCTCCTTCGCCGACTGGATGGCGGTCACCCACGTCCGCGGCGGCCTCGCCTGGGGCACCGGGCCGGTCAGCCTGGGCTGGGCCCTGGTCATCCTGGGCTTCGTGATCTACCTGGCCGTCTCCCGCAAGGACGTCGCGGAGCGCGAACTGAGCTGAGCTGAACTGAACTGAACTGAGAGGTTACGGCGGCGGCAGCGACACCGGCTCACTACTCGACGCCGGTGTCGCGCGGCCCACGCGCCGCCACCACCGCCGTCCCGGCCGCGAAGACCAGACTCGCGCAGAGCCATCCCCCCAGGTCGTGCACGGGCCGGCCGGCCCACATCCACGGCGTCCGCCAGCCCTCCAGCAGCGCGAACTCGGCCACCACGGTGTAGGCCAGCGTCCCGGCCCAGGCGAGCGCGCCGCCGAGCACCGCGGCGGTGAGCAGCCCGACACCCACCAGCCCGGCCACATCGCGCAGCACCCCCAGCCCGCCGCCCGGCAACCGCTCGCCCACCGCCCCGAACACCAGGGCGCCGACCGCGCCACCGCTCAGCAGCAGGGCGGCGCCCAGCCGCAGCAGCGGCAGCCAGTGGCTGGTGGTCCGCTCGCTCTCGCCGAACGGGTTCCGTGCGGAGACGGCGACGACCGAGGCCGCCCCGCACTCGATCAGCAGCAGCATCTGCTGGGCAGTGGCCCCGTCGCCCTGGATCCAGCGCAGCTGCAGAGCGACCCGCAGCAGCACCGCACAGGCGAGCAACGCGCCCGTTGCACTGGGTGCCTGACGACTGATCAGATGCAGCCGGAACAGCCTGGGCCCGGCCGTTCGCGGTGACCGGTCCCGCTCCAGGTGCACCGGCGGCGTCACAGCGGTCACGGCAGCTGCTCCAGGGTGATCCGGCCGGCCCGGAGCTCGGCCAGGTGGGCGGTCAGCCAGGCGTGCCGTTCGGCCGCGGGGAGTGCGGCGAAGCGGGCACCCGCGGCGTAGGCCGGCGTGCCGGGCTGCGGCACGACCACCGTGGACCCGTCGAGCTGAGCGAAGATCGCCAGGCTGTCCGGCGACACCCCGGCCGCCCGCAGCAGCCCCTCCGACACCGCCTGCTGCGCCTGGTCCGCATGGCCGACCAGACTGTCGACGACCGTCCCGGCGACCGGGGGCAGCACCTCCGCGGTGAGCCGGGAGACGCTGGACCACATCTGCTGCGAGGTGCAGCAGGGCCCCGGCCTCCCGGGCTGCGAACCGGTCGACGGACCCGGCCCGATCCACATCGCGCCGTCATAGCCGATGTTCAGCGCCAGCTGGACCACCGGCGGCGATCCGGCGACGACCGCGCCCGCGAGTGCCACATGCCGGCTCTCCAGGCTGACCTGGTCGAACCGCACCGGCGCCCCCGGCAGTCCGGCCACCTCCCGGACCAGTGGATCCAGGGCCGCGGCCAGCGTCGGCAGATACGCCCGGTAGACCGGGTTCAGGCACACCGGGACCGTGGACCCGGCGCACACCGGGGTGTAGGCGACGGGCCGGTCGTCGGCCGCGTCGTGCAGGGCCGGTACGACCACGCCGTTCGCCGCCACCCTGGCCGTCCCGACCAGCCCGATCGCGGTCCCGGACGCGGCCAGCCCGACCGCGACCACGGCCGCGGCCACCCGACGCAGGCCGTGTCCCCCGCACACGGCCTGCACCCCCAGCAGGCCCAGTGCCGCGACGGCCAGACCCCCCAGGAACAGCAGCTGAGTGATGGACAGATCGGGCAGGTACGGATAGAAGACCCCCGCGTCGGCCCTGGGCGGCGCCAGCGAGTACGCGGGTGATGCCGTCGGCGAGAGCAGGACGTACCGGCCGCCGCTGCGCAGCGTCTCCCGCAGCACCAGGCCGGTGACGATCGCCGCCAGCGGTGCGGTGAACCGGCTGGGGACCAGCACCCCCAGGGCGAAGCCCAGGGCGCTGAACGCCGCCAGCGCCACGGCGCCGACCACGACCGGCCACCACAGCGGACTGCCTGCGGCACCCTGCGAGGCGGTCATCCCGTAGAGGAAGCCCACGCAGGCCAGATACGTCCCCAGCGTCCAGCCGGCGGTGGCGGCCCAGCTCGCCGTCCGGGCCGCCCAGCGCGGCAGCGGGGTGATGTCCACCTGCTCGCCGATCCCGCGTCGCCGGTCACGTCCGCCGACCCAGGCCGCCGCGCCCACCACGAAGGGGGCGAAGTCGTCCACGGCCATGCCCTGACGCAGGATCAGCGTGCGCGAGCCCCACAGGGCCGGGAGCGCCATGCTGCTGCGGTAGGTGTCCAGCCAGAAGGCCACCAGGGCCAGCGGCACCATCCACATCATGGTGCTGCGACGCAGCTCCAGCCGCAGCAGCCGGCCTGCGGAGAGCCTGAGCACAGCCGGGATCCTGGGGATTCGCGGGCCCTGTGACCCGCCCGGGCTCCGCGCCGGGAGCGTGACGGCGCTCATGCCCGCGCCGCCGCGAGGACCGCGCTGTAGCCGCGCTCCAGCGGTGCGTCGCCGGTGCCGTGCCCGACGCCCCGGGCGGTGAGTTCGTCCGGGGTGCCCTGGAAGGCGATCCTGCCCTGGTGCATCAGCGCGACCTCGGCGCAGGCAGCGCCGACGTCCTCGACCAGGTGGGTGCTGACCACGACGGTGGAACGCTGCCCCAACTCCCGGATCAGGGACCGGAACTCGACCCGCTGCTCGGGGTCGAGACCGGCCGTGGGCTCGTCGAAGAGCAGCAACTCGGGCTCGTTGACGATCGCCTGGGCGATCCCGGCCCTGCGCAGCATCCCGCCGGACAGGGTGCGCAGTTTCGCCTTGGCCTTGTCGCCCAGGCCGACCCGCTCCACGGCTGCGGCCACCGCCCCGGGCACCTGGCCCGGCGGCATCTCCTTGAGCAGCGCGAAGTACTCGACGAACTCGACCACGGTGAACCCCGGGTAGTAGCCCAGGTTCTGCGGCAGATAGCCGAGCCTGCGCCGGATCTCCCGGCGCGGTCCGTGCCCGGAGGGGTCCCGGTCCAGCAGCCGCATGCTGCCGGAGCTCGGCGGGATGACCGTGGCCAGCATCCGCAGCAGCGAGGTCTTGCCCGCGCCGTTGGGCCCGAGCAGGCCGAACACGCCCGTCCCGGTACTCAGGTCCACGCCGTCCACCGCCCGGGTGCGGCCGAACCGCCTGGTGAGGTCACTGATCTCGATGTTCACTCGATCCCCTTTGTGGTCCTGGTGGTGTAGAGCACGACGGCGACGCTGCAGGCAGCGACGGCCAGATACGGAAGGACGAGGGCGGACCGGGTGACGGCGGCGGCGAGCTGCCCGGTGGCGGACTGGCCCCCGATCACGGTGATGGTCCACACCGCCAGTGCGGCGCCCACCCCGGTGTTCGCCGACTCCGAGACGGTGGCCACGGCCAGCGCGAGCGCCGACACCGCCGCCATCGGCACCAGCCAGCCGACGGCGATGCCCGCCACGGTGGGCGATACCGCCGAAGCGGCCAGGGCCAGCAGGGCGTTGACCGCGAACACCGCGAGGACCCGGGCCAGCAGCACCATCCGGTCGCTGACCGCCATACTCCGCGACAGCTCCCAGGCCGGGTCGAGTCCGGGTCCGTAGGAGTAGGCGACCGCGGCGCCGGCCAGGCCGGGGGCGGCCAGCGCCACCATCGGCTGCCCGGTCCCGGCGGTGGCCACGGCCCCGGCGCCGAGCACCACGACCGTGGCGAGCAGCCAGGGCAGCAGCAGCGACGGCGTGGTCAGCAGCGCCCGGGCCAGACCGGGCGAGCGCAGCAGCCGGGCGGCCAGACGCTCGACCGGGCCGCTCTCACGCCGCCACACCCGGGCGGCCACGCCCAACCAGACCCGGCCCAGGTCCACACCGTCCAGGCCTGAATCGCCCAGGCCCGCCCCGCCCAGGCCTACTCCGTCCGCATCACGCGGCGCCTCCATCACAGTCCCTCCTCCTGCGCCGCACGCCCGACCAGCGCCGTCCGCATCAACCGCCGCACCCGGTGGGCCCGGCTCTTGACCGTGCCCTGGGGCACGCCCATCAACTGCGCCACCTGCGCGACCGGCTGATCCTCCACATACAGCAGCCGCCAGACCTCCCGCTCCGGGCTGCCCGCGGGACCGAGCACCGCCAGTGCGGCGGCCAGATCGGCCCGCGCCAGCACCGCCTCCGCCGGGTCCCGGGCGGCTGCCCGCCCCGCCGCCGCAAGCGCGTCGTCCAGAGCCGCCTCGTCCAGTACGGCGGTGTCGACCACGCCGGCCTCGTGGCCGTGGCGGCGCAGCCACCCGGCGGCCTGCCGACGGGCTATCACCCAGAGCCAGCCGCCCGCCGATCCCTGCGGGCGGTAGCCCTTGGCGCTGCGCCAGACCGCCAGGAACGTCTCCTGCAGCACGTCCTCGACGTCCTGGGCCGGCAGCGCCGTGCGCAGCCGGGCCGCCAGCCACGGCGCATGCCGGCCGAACAGCTCGCGGAGCGCACTCTCGTCGCCGCCGGCCAGGCGGGCGATCAGCTCGTCGTCGTCCATCACTTCCTCTATTGCCGCGCACCGGGGTTCGGTTCACCAGAATCGCGGGCCTTCGGAACATCGCCGTCGAGAAAACAGCGGCGGCGGGGCCGGAGCATCAAGCCCCGACCCCGCCGCTGACCTATGTGTGCGTGCGCGTCAGCGCACCGGCAGCACCTTGGTGCCCTCCTCGCG includes:
- a CDS encoding phosphatase PAP2 family protein, yielding MLTAALLLAAFTTLTAVVLARDGRPFGVDSALHNWVLTHRHPSLNRFGVDLAVTGTGAPAYAIAAVAGALATGTGAGSRRWWWRGALVGVVALALAELLRISLATAIARPRPPRADWLAYASGYAFPSGHTTTSALLAIGLAAALLTRSQRPLTRAAAVLGPALWAVAVGVDRVYLGVHWPTDVLAGWLLAGLIGCVLLPPLGALMRALGPKRDG
- a CDS encoding response regulator transcription factor, with the protein product MRILLVEDEVRLAERIAEGLRDQGMAVDVCHDGEQALAKIDLTSGYDVLVLDRDLPGRSGDQVCRELTGRAEAPMVLMLTALSGTDDRVDGLALGADDYLGKPFSFAELTLRIQALARRGRSHTAVLSCGDVTMDTLRRTVHRSGQPVALTTKEFAVLQLLMAADGAVLSQEQLLERAWDEHADPFTNTVRVTVNRLRRKLGAPELVETVVGAGYRITV
- a CDS encoding HAMP domain-containing sensor histidine kinase, encoding MPPLTIRARLTLTYAALFTLGGSALVLALTTAFYHFIFQPLPADQIPSSLDPDHDHFVGLSDQIRDAAASHLLRVALVLLVLVVAVSALVGWWVAGRLLRPIADITAAARRASGTTLHERLNLSGPSDELKELGDTFDQMLERLDAAFAAQRRFVANASHELRTPLALTRAAVEVTLAKPEPDQEQWRSMAHDVADSTVRAQHLIDALLTLARSEQRVTDPEEDDLADIAAEAMDRVAARCRDRRLRVEAELGPAPLRGSVALLGIAVANLLENAVKHGSEGGLLRITSARSGADRVELTVVNDGPVLSADRIGLLFEPFQRGDRGRARAAAPESPEGAGLGLSIVRAVATAHGGSVTAEARPEGGLTVSLLLPAA
- a CDS encoding bile acid:sodium symporter codes for the protein MFGAYALAAVLPGPGEAVRSVTLGRIGATALPLQAGLLAVVVFNAGLTAKAEQLPALLRRPGPLALGLAINALLPSVLLALASIGAEGWHNPHEAQSLLAGLALIGAMPVAAGATVFSQGDEGSATLSLGLVLGSTLLSPLTIPLGLHLGGFLTTGGYASDLHAAAQTAGSLFAVMIVVLPCVLGLLTGRVVSRLGRGTDSAGGLGPALPVIRLVNLTVVVTLSYTNACGALRQVIRKPDPDFLLLVVAAAALMCSVSFLCGWVIAGRLSCDRGEAVALTYASGMNNSSASAVLAATRIPDHPAVLLPILAYSLLQKVLAGSVGRFIGSGPVRPSARPGGRPSGPPPGRTAGRTAGRGHAGPVSASSADAGSR
- a CDS encoding ABC transporter ATP-binding protein, translated to MNIEISDLTRRFGRTRAVDGVDLSTGTGVFGLLGPNGAGKTSLLRMLATVIPPSSGSMRLLDRDPSGHGPRREIRRRLGYLPQNLGYYPGFTVVEFVEYFALLKEMPPGQVPGAVAAAVERVGLGDKAKAKLRTLSGGMLRRAGIAQAIVNEPELLLFDEPTAGLDPEQRVEFRSLIRELGQRSTVVVSTHLVEDVGAACAEVALMHQGRIAFQGTPDELTARGVGHGTGDAPLERGYSAVLAAARA
- a CDS encoding RNA polymerase sigma factor; its protein translation is MDDDELIARLAGGDESALRELFGRHAPWLAARLRTALPAQDVEDVLQETFLAVWRSAKGYRPQGSAGGWLWVIARRQAAGWLRRHGHEAGVVDTAVLDEAALDDALAAAGRAAARDPAEAVLARADLAAALAVLGPAGSPEREVWRLLYVEDQPVAQVAQLMGVPQGTVKSRAHRVRRLMRTALVGRAAQEEGL